One part of the Anopheles coustani chromosome 2, idAnoCousDA_361_x.2, whole genome shotgun sequence genome encodes these proteins:
- the LOC131266514 gene encoding ARF GTPase-activating protein Git — translation MSRAKSRIQTDVCGDCGGADPSWASINRGILLCADCCSIHRSLGRHISQVKSLRQGSWQVSVLNFVNQLNAHGANSVWEHLLLDSVSPKNLKRKPTPKDAVHPTKADFIRAKHVNLAYVLKPSFQVEEGSSLELELSKQLHASVRAGNLETSLRLLVQGADPNFFHEDKGSTPLHVAVKSGQLSQIELLLVYGADVTAHDAQGNSPLELARQAKNSVIAERLLEAMYEVTDRLTFFLIGKKPNHAAGQHLLIPDQSKKEMSEQLKIARGKLQLVPNRMFEELVMDLYDEVDRRETEAIWATSALNPESGAVPFLPTNPHLSATRNQGRQKLARFSQPEFAGLLMDVLLDAHRRQNMANLRPIDGPLPAGLAQLKISAMPGARDSNLSDDEPLYDAVASDDDYAALAPVAQQALVNKSSPAAVSNVEVETLRQRIQDQELTINELRSMIHRLASENSQLKSHFDTQDHEVQLRNDPTLLNGATGVVESSPDAAVGSRQTTPSAAAVAAAAAAAAAYAKRPVSMYETRQAPRSDESRPPITQSLYSMAPAPNPGAADTMMSHNLGPEGSSSGGGQMPPFEEVKHRTDAVARRIKELFAAMKDLAQREAFIPCAERIRLAVVDLMSLFPGSLIANESIRGALQQLNYHANLIQAECARLQQCLAAENGQLNGGGSPGGASQGVGKGLGESIQQSMEQVRGCAYELAMSTKILITHVQQS, via the exons atgtcaCGTGCCAAATCGCGCATCCAAACGGACGTCTGTGGTGACTGTGGCGGTGCAG ATCCATCGTGGGCGTCGATCAACCGTGGCATTCTGCTGTGCGCCGACTGTTGCTCGATCCATCGCAGCCTCGGGCGGCACATTTCCCAGGTGAAATCGCTCCGCCAGGGCAGCTGGCAGGTGTCGGTGCTGAATTTCGTCAACCAACTGAATGCTCACGGTGCCAACAGTGTGTGGGAGCACTTGCTGCTAGACTCGGTGTCGCCGAAGAACCTGAAGCGTAAACCAACACCCAAAGATGCCGTGCACCCGACGAAGGCGGACTTTATCCGCGCCAAGCACGTCAACCTGGCGTACGTGCTGAAGCCCAGCTTTCAGGTCGAGGAGGGTAGCAGTTTGGAGCTGGAGCTGAGTAAACAGCTGCACGCCAGCGTGCGGGCGGGAAACTTGGAAACTTCCCTGCGGTTGCTGGTGCAAGGGGCAGACCCGAACTTTTTCCACGAGGATAAAGGTTCTACGCCATTGCATGTGGCCGTAAAGTCTGGCCAACTGTCGCAGATTGAGCTGTTGCTGGTGTACGGTGCCGACGTTACCGCACACGATGCCCAGGGCAACAGTCCGCTGGAGTTGGCGCGACAGGCGAAGAACAGCGTCATCGCCGAACGGCTGCTGGAGGCCATGTATGAGGTGACCGATCGGTTGACGTTCTTTTTGATCGGTAAAAAACCGAACCATGCG GCTGGCCAGCATCTTCTTATTCCCGATCAgtcaaaaaaggaaatgagtgAACAGTTGAAAATTGCACGCGGGAAACTACAGCTCGTCCCGAACCGGATGTTCGAAGAGCTGGTCATGGACTTGTACGACGAGGTAGATCGCCGGGAGACGGAGGCCATTTGGGCAACCAGTGCACTGAATCCCGAATCCGGTGCCGTTCCGTTCCTCCCAACAAATCCACACCTCAGTGCCACCCGAAATCAG GGTCGTCAAAAACTGGCCCGCTTCAGTCAGCCAGAATTCGCTGGATTGTTGATGGACGTTCTGCTTGATGCGCACCGGCGTCAGAATATGGCCAATCTACGCCCAATCGATGGTCCGCTTCCGGCGGGTTTGGCGCAGCTGAAGATTTCCGCCATGCCGGGTGCCCGCGATTCGAACCTCTCCGACGACGAACCGCTCTACGATGCCGTCGCGTCCGACGATGACTATGCCGCGCTGGCACCGGTCGCGCAACAG gccctAGTGAACAAATCGTCTCCCGCGGCCGTCTCGAACGTGGAGGTCGAAACGTTGCGTCAGCGAATACAGGATCAGGAATTGACCATCAACGAGCTGCGCAGCATGATACACAGGCTGGCGTCGGAAAACAGTCAGCTCAAGTCGCACTTCGATACACAGGACCACGAGGTGCAATT ACGGAACGACCCCACACTCTTAAATGGCGCAACGGGAGTGGTTGAAAGTTCTCCGGATGCTGCGGTCGGATCCCGGCAAACGACACCGTCGGCAGCGGCAgtggcagcagcggcagcggcagctGCGGCCTACGCAAAACGACCAGTCAGCATGTACGAAACGCGGCAAGCGCCACGATCGGACGAGAGTCGACCGCCCATCACCCAGAGTCTTTACTCGATGGCGCCGGCCCCGAACCCAGGTGCAGCGGATACAATGATGTCGCACAATCTCGGACCGGAGGGAAGTTCCTCCGGCGGCGGCCAGATGCCTCCGTTCGAGGAGGTAAAACATCGGACGGATGCGGTGGCTCGCCGCATCAAGGAACTGTTCGCCGCCATGAAGGATCTCGCGCAACGGGAAGCGTTCATTCCGTGTGCGGAACGGATACGACTTGCCGTGGTCGACCTGATGAGTCTCTTTCCCGGTTCGCTGATCGCGAATGAGTCCATCCGCGGTGCACTGCAACAGCTAAACTACCACGCGAACCTCATTCAGGCCGAGTGCGCCCGGTTGCAGCAGTGTCTGGCGGCTGAAAATGGGCAGCTTAACGGTGGCGGATCACCGGGTGGTGCTAGCCAGGGGGTTGGCAAGGGGTTGGGCGAAAGCATCCAGCAGAGCATGGAGCAGGTACGCGGCTGTGCGTACGAGCTGGCGATGTCAACGAAAATACTCATCACCCACGTGCAGCAGTCCTAA
- the LOC131266513 gene encoding elongator complex protein 2, which translates to MSLKTLYTSIACNRTPESLDWGDDGLIYFAANNVVAVFNPQFHGSVKIVGTLFGHKARINAICAIRNASDCNGGIHLASGSDDGTCILWNTSDEHSSSPARFTLSGHKGGVTSVDAFVDASNNLIVATGSVDSTIRLWHVAGNDNEFVCSQTIDLQTGLTFGLKLFALVASNATMLAYTTDTDMVNLCVSQPDTAQPESGAKFVQVEQLRGHVDWVRGLTCTRLPDSDDYLLASSSQDTFVRLWRISPRKTLTAQKPIEEIQFDEDITLEERTFTVVGKDGGKYHYALSLESVLQGHEGWVYGVHFCTRDNQLQLLSSSIDKSLIVWTPSESGVWMESVRVGEVGGSSLGFYGGKFSPDGRSIIGHGFQGSFHLWHEDTEQPGLWKPGIIIGGHFGGVRDLSWDPTGGMFLMTVSMDQTTRIHAPWRRAAQDQIETWHEIGRPQVHGYDMQCLTLLSRYRLASAAEEKIIRVFQAPSNFVQNFRALCRVTEDPEGDSIVEGHPMGASVPSLGLSNKAVFEVEQPEADSRHIKDMYPEHYFNPVSMDAPPAEETLMQNTLWPEIQKLYGHGNELYSIAASSDGSLIASACRATSSDHAQILLWDTQTWRIVQQLAAHQLTVTQLSFAPNNRLLLAVSRDRTFSVYERQQDAVDFKQVMRSDKTNGVHTRIIWCCDWSHDSETFVTGSRDGKAVAWSRQHAEGTDGRGCFTSNRVLELKNESITAVAFGRKKLSDERYLVAVGLEKGFIKLYALGQWNLLLNIDQSYAHHQTVQRLSFRPHVDDHQLASCGDDGLVRIYSIEL; encoded by the exons ATGTCTCTGAAAACACTTTACACTTCCATCGCGTGCAATCGAACCCCGGAATCGCTCGATTGGGGTGACGATGGACTGATATACTTTGCCGCAAATAACGTTGTTGCCGTGTTTAACCCGCAG TTCCATGGATCGGTGAAAATCGTGGGAACACTGTTTGGTCACAAAGCGAGGATTAACGCAATTTGTGCGATTCGGAATGCTAGCGATTGCAACGGTGGAATTCATCTCGCCTCCGGTTCCGACGATGGGACATGCATCCTGTGGAATACGAGCGATGAGCATTCATCTTCGCCCGCTCGTTTTACGTTGAGCGGCCACAAAGGAGGGGTGACATCGGTCGATGCTTTCGTTGATGCATCGAACAACTTAATCGTAGCAACCGGATCCGTGGATAGCACAATTAGATTATGGCACGTCGCCGGGAATGATAATGAGTTTGTCTGCTCCCAAACCATCGACTTACAGACGGGACTTACGTTTGGCCTCAAATTGTTCGCTTTGGTCGCATCGAATGCAACCATGCTGGCGTACACCACCGACACAGACATGGTGAATCTATGCGTTTCGCAACCGGACACAGCCCAACCGGAGTCCGGGGCCAAATTTGTGCAAGTTGAGCAACTGCGCGGACACGTGGATTGGGTACGTGGGCTAACTTGTACCCGGCTGCCGGACAGTGATGATTACCTGTTGGCCAGTTCGTCGCAAGATACATTCGTACGACTGTGGCGCATTTCGCCAAGAAAAACCCTGACAGCACAGAAACCCATCGAAGAAATTCAGTTCGATGAAGATATAACGCTCGAAGAGCGAACTTTCACGGTGGTAGGAAAAGACGGCGGGAAGTACCATTACGCCTTATCGCTGGAATCGGTTCTACAAGGCCACGAGGGGTGGGTGTACGGAGTTCACTTTTGCACGCGAGACAaccagctgcagctgctgtCTAGTTCCATCGACAAAAGCCTCATCGTCTGGACACCGTCGGAGAGTGGCGTTTGGATGGAGAGTGTCCGCGTCGGTGAGGTCGGTGGGTCTTCGCTCGGGTTTTatggtggaaagttttctcCCGACGGACGATCCATTATCGGGCACGGTTTCCAAGGTAGTTTTCATCTGTGGCACGAAGATACGGAGCAGCCGGGCTTGTGGAAACCGGGAATCATCATCGGGGGACACTTTGGTGGTGTACGCGATCTGTCGTGGGATCCCACCGGGGGCATGTTCCTTATGACCGTTTCGATGGATCAAACCACACGAATTCACGCTCCCTGGCGAAGGGCGGCACAGGACCAGATTGAAACGTGGCACGAAATAGGACGCCCGCAAGTGCATGGTTACGATATGCAATGTTTGACCCTTTTGTCCCGCTATCGTCTCGCGAGTGcggcggaagaaaaaataattcgaGTCTTTCAGGCACCGTCCAATTTTGTACAGAACTTTCGAGCTTTGTGCCGTGTAACGGAAGATCCGGAAGGTGACTCGATTGTGGAAG GTCATCCAATGGGAGCGTCGGTGCCCTCACTCGGGCTGTCCAACAAGGCGGTGTTCGAAGTAGAGCAACCGGAAGCGGACAGCAGACACATCAAGGATATGTATCCGGAACATTACTTCAACCCCGTTTCAATGGATGCACCGCCAGCGGAAGAAACGTTGATGCAAAACACACTCTGGCCAGAAATTCAGAAGCTCTACGGACATGGCAACGAACTGTACTCGATTGCTGCCTCATCCGACGGTAGTCTTATAGCGTCTGCGTGTCGAGCGACTTCCTCAGACCATGCGCAAATTTTACTCTG GGACACACAAACGTGGCGCATCGTGCAACAGCTGGCAGCCCATCAGCTAACGGTCACGCAGCTTTCCTTTGCACCCAACAATCGGCTCCTGTTGGCCGTCTCGCGTGACCGTACGTTTTCCGTGTACGAACGGCAACAAGACGCGGTCGATTTTAAGCAGGTGATGCGTTCGGATAAAACGAATGGAGTTCATACGCGTATCATCTGGTGTTGCGACTGGTCGCACGATTCGGAAACGTTCGTTACTGGCTCTCGTGATGGCAAAGCTGTGGCCTGGAGCCGCCAGCATGCAGAAGGAACCGATGGTCGAGGGTGTTTCACGTCGAACCGGGTGCTTGAACTCAAGAATGAATCAATAACGGCGGTTGCTTTCGGCCGCAAGAAGCTATCTGATGAGCGTTACCTGGTGGCGGTTGGGTTGGAGAAGGGTTTCATCAAGCTGTACGCGTTGGGCCAGTGGAATCTGCTGCTCAACATTGATCAGTC ATACGCTCACCATCAGACCGTTCAACGTTTATCATTTCGGCCACATGTTGACGATCATCAACTGGCGAGCTGCGGTGATGATGGGTTGGTTCGTATTTACAGTATAGAATTGTAA
- the LOC131266516 gene encoding smad nuclear-interacting protein 1: MYSDGSEDSSELDDTGRDKKAQKRSGGGKSVEKKKKHEKHKKHKKSKKHKKHRHQSEEVESEEKSDDESEHSSRRNRKQPQQSEERATGKEAKDDRGFPRGRQLSPEVPPRHDREERLLKQHGPSSRWDSPGVGDGRHVHGSHNYDHSKSQRTGRMESRDDNSQQRDERYQRENNRRRSSPGARSRSPSPSGRGRAEYRDRRRHSDENSKRGGESVGHHHPVSARNDEQYNRGNNNGREHRAASPTHQHHEGRFDDRRFNQRNDNYDKYNTGRGVAQRTNDDGHQRRNQSPNHAYRGQQQRGRDRPYQSDEREERPYNRSDNRGEFRDQQRGNRDWRGPPDERDRNRRDRNEDRERDAPRGRPVEVKVERTSSSPRGHNRSHQPGNQSESAVGQRRGRDRSPMGRGPRRAPFRPGQDNEEDQFEWGGGRRNADSQQSSGKPHVPRIIKGEDRAVVKKEEPGSDSESAPPPKQKPNFELSGKLTEETNKVNGTVIAYAEPPGARKPKRRWRLYPFKGEQALPTLYIHRQSAYLIGRDRKVCDLPVDHPSCSKQHAVFQYRLVPYQKEDGSTSQRVRPYIIDLESANGTFVNNKKIEPKRYLELFEKDVLKFGFSTREYVLLHENSKDDNEDEGYEVSPTSKPFAGANSNVGPN; the protein is encoded by the exons ATGTATTCCGATGGTAGTGAAGACAGCAGTGAACTAGACGACACTGGCCGCGATAAAAAGGCCCAAAAACGGTCGGGTGGCGGCAAGTccgtggagaagaaaaagaaacacgaaaAGCACAAGAAACACAAGAAATCCAAGAAGCACAAGAAACATCGGCACCAGTCAGAGGAAGTGGAGAGTGAGGAGAAAAGTGACGACGAGTCGGAACATTCATCCCGAAGGAATCGAAAACAACCGCAGCAGTCGGAGGAGCGAGCCACCGGAAAGGAAGCAAAAGATGACCGTGGTTTTCCGAGGGGACGACAGCTGTCGCCGGAAGTACCGCCGCGGCATGATAGGGAAGAGAGGCTGTTGAAACAACATGGTCCCTCATCACGATGGGACAGTCCGGGTGTAGGCGATGGACGTCATGTTCACGGTAGTCATAACTACGATCATTCCAAGAG CCAGCGAACCGGTAGAATGGAAAGCCGGGATGATAACAGCCAGCAGCGAGACGAGAGATATCAACGAGAAAACAATCGTCGCAGGTCTTCTCCTGGGGCGCGTTCTAGATCACCATCACCGTCTGGCCGTGGACGAGCCGAGTATCGGGACCGACGTCGTCACTCAGATGAAAATAGTAAACGTGGGGGTGAAAGTGTGGGCCACCACCATCCTGTTTCAGCTCGCAATGACGAGCAGTACAACAGAGGTAACAACAATGGTCGGGAGCATCGAGCTGCCTCCCCAACGCATCAGCACCATGAGGGACGGTTTGATGACAGGAGATTCAACCAGCGAAATGATAATTATGATAAGTACAACACGGGTAGAGGAGTAGCGCAGAGAACAAACGATGACGGACATCAAAGACGCAACCAATCTCCGAATCACGCTTACCGTGGACAGCAACAACGTGGCCGCGATCGACCGTACCAATCCGACGAGCGGGAAGAACGTCCATATAACAGAAGCGACAATCGTGGCGAATTTCGGGATCAACAGCGTGGTAATCGGGACTGGAGGGGTCCACCGGATGAGCGAGATCGTAACCGTCGCGATCGGAATGAGGACCGAGAACGAGATGCACCTAGAGGCAGACCAGTTGAGGTTAAAGTTGAAAGAACTTCTTCGAGTCCACGTGGTCACAACCGAAGCCACCAACCAGGGAACCAGTCCGAGTCCGCTGTAGGGCAACGTCGCGGCAGGGATCGTTCACCGATGGGAAGGGGACCAAGAAGAGCACCTTTCCGACCGGGGCAAGATAATGAAGAAGATCAGTTCGAATGGGGTGGCGGTCGACGAAACGCGGATTCCCAACAATCCTCCGGGAAACCACACGTTCCCCGGATTATCAAAGGGGAAGATCGGGCAGTCGTCAAGAAGGAAGAACCCGGCTCGGACTCGGAGTCGGCGCCACCTCCAAAGCAAAAGCCCAACTTTGAACTGTCCGGAAAGCTGACGGAAGAAACGAACAAAGTCAACGGTACAGTTATAGCGTACGCCGAGCCACCGGGAGCTCGAAAACCGAAGCGTCGCTGGCGCCTTTATCCATTCAAAGGCGAGCAGGCCCTGCCGACGCTTTACATCCACCGGCAAAGTGCGTATCTGATCGGGCGGGATCGGAAAGTGTGTGACCTGCCGGTCGATCATCCCTCCTGCTCGAAGCAGCACGCGGTGTTTCAGTACCGCCTGGTACCGTACCAGAAGGAGGATGGAAGCACTAGCCAGCGTGTCCGACCGTACATCATCGATCTCGAGTCGGCCAACGGGACGTTTGTTAACAATAAGAAAATCGAACCGAAGCGATATCTCGAGCTGTTCGAGAAGGATGTGCTCAAGTTTGGTTTCAGCACCCGCGAGTATGTTTTGCTGCACGAAAACAGCAAGGATGATAACGAGGACGAGGGTTACGAGGTGTCCCCAACGTCGAAGCCTTTCGCCGGTGCCAACAGCAATGTTGGACCGAACTGA